The following coding sequences lie in one Kribbella sp. NBC_00709 genomic window:
- a CDS encoding SDR family oxidoreductase — protein sequence MTILVTGATGSVGRLLVDELVSAGAAVRALTTNPARAALPSEAEVARGYLGKPSTLPAALAGIDTVYLAPLPASVDDFVRCATEAGVRRVVVLSGEPAEYEAQGDPAAWHYYRIERAIEAGGFDWTFLRPGQFMNNTLGWAPSIKAESVVRAPYAGAVQTPIDLGDIAAVARVVLLSERFNGQKIMMSGPEALTPPEEVERIAEAIGREVRFVEQTPQEYLDELAPAIGLETAQWLLDGFRMMAEWPMKPEPAVPELTGRPAVTYREWAAANADAFR from the coding sequence ATGACGATCCTGGTGACCGGGGCGACCGGCAGTGTGGGGCGGCTGCTGGTGGACGAGTTGGTGTCGGCGGGTGCGGCGGTCCGGGCGCTGACCACCAATCCGGCCCGCGCCGCGCTGCCATCTGAGGCGGAGGTCGCGCGCGGGTATCTGGGCAAGCCGTCGACGTTGCCGGCTGCGTTGGCCGGCATCGACACGGTCTACCTGGCGCCGCTTCCGGCGTCCGTCGACGACTTCGTCCGCTGCGCGACGGAGGCCGGCGTACGGCGGGTCGTCGTACTGTCGGGGGAGCCGGCCGAGTACGAGGCGCAGGGGGATCCGGCGGCGTGGCACTACTACCGGATCGAGCGGGCGATCGAGGCCGGCGGCTTCGACTGGACGTTCCTGCGGCCGGGGCAGTTCATGAACAACACACTTGGCTGGGCGCCGTCGATCAAGGCCGAGAGCGTCGTACGGGCGCCGTACGCCGGGGCCGTGCAGACGCCGATCGACCTCGGCGACATCGCCGCGGTGGCGCGGGTGGTGCTGCTGTCCGAACGCTTCAACGGTCAGAAGATCATGATGAGCGGGCCGGAGGCGCTCACGCCGCCGGAGGAGGTCGAGCGGATCGCCGAGGCGATCGGGCGCGAGGTCAGGTTCGTCGAGCAGACACCGCAGGAGTACCTCGATGAGCTCGCGCCGGCGATCGGGTTGGAGACGGCGCAGTGGTTGCTGGACGGCTTCCGGATGATGGCGGAGTGGCCGATGAAGCCGGAGCCGGCGGTGCCCGAGCTCACCGGCCGGCCCGCGGTGACCTACCGCGAGTGGGCAGCGGCCAACGCGGACGCGTTCCGCTGA
- a CDS encoding TetR/AcrR family transcriptional regulator — translation MSERRSGAGQPDKTLALLWRNHRRPESEPAANEPARNRGAGRRPSLNVDDVVQAGIRLADEQGLAAASMGGLAKELGVGTMTLYTYVPSKDELLDLMVDQVLVERELPGSAAPRPEDWREQVEIYSQQTRAMFQQHLWLSQVSTIRPPVGPGMLAGREYLLSAVLCLGLSPTETNTAALAITTYVDSAAQLEAESRLVERTTGQTNDAWWYERNDLWETYFDVDRHPAMTTIWHAKGYESSAADSYRYGLDRLLDGIQAMKPL, via the coding sequence GTGAGCGAGCGGCGAAGCGGTGCGGGGCAGCCAGACAAGACGCTGGCGTTGCTGTGGCGCAACCACCGACGCCCCGAATCAGAGCCGGCAGCAAACGAGCCGGCCAGGAATCGCGGCGCAGGCCGCCGACCGTCGCTCAACGTCGACGATGTCGTGCAGGCCGGCATCCGGCTCGCGGACGAGCAAGGACTCGCGGCCGCGTCGATGGGTGGACTCGCGAAGGAGTTGGGCGTCGGCACGATGACGCTCTACACCTACGTGCCGTCGAAGGACGAGTTGCTCGACCTGATGGTCGACCAGGTGCTCGTCGAGCGTGAGCTCCCCGGCTCAGCTGCGCCACGCCCCGAGGACTGGCGCGAGCAGGTGGAGATCTACTCGCAGCAGACCCGCGCGATGTTCCAGCAACACCTGTGGCTGTCGCAGGTCTCGACGATCCGCCCACCGGTCGGGCCCGGCATGCTGGCCGGCCGGGAGTACCTGCTCTCCGCAGTCCTCTGTCTCGGCCTCAGCCCGACCGAGACCAACACGGCAGCGCTCGCCATCACGACGTACGTCGACTCAGCCGCCCAGCTCGAAGCGGAGAGCCGCCTGGTCGAGCGCACCACGGGTCAGACCAACGACGCCTGGTGGTACGAGCGGAACGACCTGTGGGAGACGTACTTCGACGTCGACAGACACCCCGCGATGACCACGATCTGGCATGCGAAGGGCTACGAGTCCAGTGCAGCCGACTCGTACCGCTACGGTCTCGACCGCCTGCTCGACGGAATCCAGGCGATGAAACCCCTGTAG
- a CDS encoding ArsR/SmtB family transcription factor — MVFRIHFECTDLARTTIAQSPDPLWEVLLGLHVLQGDEEPEVYGPWRERARSRLSALEQELLALTPPVGYSPDFLTPRAARMGLEAGLTAVGATPSGQLMSELRRLSDSVRLPAWTRRLATGDTKVMTRLVHGLRSFHRTKIAPQMPMIATTIEPAVARHNDTVASNGFESLIPELHQSLRWAAPVLSVDTPHIDRDLYLNGRGLRLVPSFFCWKYPMMLLDPSLPPVLVYPVRHDPGQPAVVVRRPDRDRAVADLLGKTRALVLKGISVGACSTSELAARVGISPASASEHARVLHDTGLVTTHRIGSSVRHTLNPVGADVLSGSRT, encoded by the coding sequence GTGGTGTTCCGCATTCACTTCGAATGTACGGATCTGGCCAGAACGACGATCGCGCAAAGTCCGGATCCGTTGTGGGAGGTCCTGCTGGGCCTTCATGTTCTGCAGGGGGACGAGGAGCCGGAGGTCTACGGGCCCTGGCGGGAGCGGGCTCGGTCTCGCTTGAGTGCCCTCGAGCAGGAACTGCTCGCGTTGACGCCGCCGGTGGGGTACTCGCCGGATTTCCTCACGCCGCGCGCGGCCAGGATGGGACTCGAGGCGGGGTTGACCGCTGTCGGGGCGACGCCGTCAGGTCAGTTGATGTCGGAGCTGCGGCGACTGTCGGACAGTGTCCGGCTGCCGGCCTGGACCCGGCGGCTGGCGACCGGCGACACGAAGGTGATGACGCGGCTCGTCCACGGGCTGCGTTCGTTCCACCGGACCAAGATCGCGCCGCAGATGCCGATGATCGCGACCACGATCGAGCCGGCCGTCGCGCGGCACAACGACACCGTGGCCAGCAACGGCTTCGAGTCGCTGATCCCGGAGCTGCATCAGTCGCTGCGCTGGGCGGCGCCGGTGCTCTCGGTGGACACGCCGCACATCGACCGCGACCTGTACCTGAATGGCCGGGGCCTTCGGCTGGTGCCGTCGTTCTTCTGCTGGAAGTACCCGATGATGCTGCTCGATCCGTCGCTGCCACCGGTGCTGGTGTACCCGGTGCGGCACGACCCCGGGCAGCCCGCGGTCGTCGTACGCCGCCCGGACCGTGACCGCGCGGTCGCCGACCTGCTCGGGAAGACCAGGGCGCTGGTCCTGAAGGGCATCTCGGTCGGCGCCTGCTCGACCAGTGAGTTGGCGGCCCGCGTCGGCATCTCGCCGGCGTCGGCCAGCGAACACGCCAGGGTTCTCCACGACACCGGTCTCGTCACCACCCACCGCATCGGAAGCTCGGTCCGCCATACCCTCAATCCGGTCGGCGCGGACGTCTTGTCGGGCAGCCGGACCTGA
- the guaA gene encoding glutamine-hydrolyzing GMP synthase, which produces MAQEIPQHELVLVVDFGAQYAQLIARRVREAKVYSEIVPHSMPVEEMLARQPKAIILSGGPQSVYAEGAPRVETGLFEAGVPAFGICYGFQAMAQTLGGDVRRTGLREFGRTPVTVSEPGTLLADIPEELNVWMSHGDAVHAPPAGFAVLAASEGAPVAAFEDLDRRLAGVQWHPEVLHSQAGQAVLEHFLYQIAGCKGDWTTTNVVDEQVELIRQQVGDKQVLCALSGGVDSAVAAALVHKAIGDQLTCVYVDHGLQRAGESEQIEKDFVAAIGIRLEAIDAEEQFLSALAGVTDPEQKRKIVGREFIRTFEATARKVDAERHIEFLVQGTLYPDVVESGGGTGAANIKSHHNVGGLPDDLQFSLIEPLRTLFKDEVRELGLALGLPETMVYRHPFPGPGLSIRIIGEVTRERLDILRAADLIARTELTAAGLDRDIWQFPVVLLADVRSVGVQGDGRTYGHPVVLRPVTSEDAMTADWARLPYDVIERISTRITNEVDEINRVTLDVTSKPPGTIEWE; this is translated from the coding sequence GTGGCCCAAGAAATCCCGCAGCATGAGTTGGTTCTGGTCGTCGACTTCGGGGCGCAGTACGCGCAGTTGATCGCGCGCCGCGTGCGCGAGGCGAAGGTGTACTCCGAGATCGTGCCGCACTCGATGCCGGTCGAGGAGATGCTGGCGCGGCAGCCGAAGGCGATCATCCTGTCCGGCGGCCCCCAGTCGGTGTACGCCGAGGGCGCGCCGCGGGTCGAGACCGGGCTGTTCGAGGCCGGCGTACCGGCGTTCGGGATCTGCTACGGCTTCCAGGCGATGGCGCAGACGCTCGGCGGCGACGTCCGGCGGACCGGGCTGCGCGAGTTCGGCCGGACGCCGGTCACCGTCAGCGAGCCGGGGACCCTGCTCGCCGACATCCCCGAAGAGCTGAACGTGTGGATGTCGCACGGCGACGCAGTGCACGCACCGCCGGCGGGTTTCGCCGTGCTGGCCGCGTCCGAGGGTGCGCCGGTGGCGGCGTTCGAGGACCTGGACCGGCGGCTGGCCGGTGTGCAGTGGCATCCGGAGGTCCTGCACTCGCAGGCCGGACAGGCTGTGCTGGAGCACTTCCTCTACCAGATCGCCGGCTGCAAGGGCGACTGGACGACCACCAACGTAGTCGACGAGCAGGTCGAGCTGATCCGGCAGCAGGTCGGCGACAAGCAGGTGCTGTGCGCGTTGTCGGGCGGCGTCGACTCCGCGGTCGCGGCGGCCCTTGTCCACAAGGCAATTGGTGACCAACTGACCTGTGTGTACGTCGACCACGGTCTGCAGCGGGCCGGTGAGTCGGAGCAGATCGAGAAGGACTTCGTCGCCGCGATCGGGATCCGGCTCGAGGCGATCGACGCCGAGGAGCAGTTCCTGTCCGCGCTGGCCGGGGTGACCGACCCGGAGCAGAAGCGGAAGATCGTCGGCCGGGAGTTCATCCGGACCTTCGAGGCGACCGCGCGCAAGGTGGACGCCGAGCGGCACATCGAGTTCCTGGTCCAGGGCACGCTGTACCCGGACGTCGTCGAGTCCGGCGGCGGCACCGGCGCGGCGAACATCAAGTCGCACCACAACGTCGGCGGCCTGCCCGACGACCTGCAGTTCAGCCTGATCGAGCCGCTGCGGACGCTGTTCAAGGACGAGGTCCGCGAGCTCGGCCTGGCGCTCGGCCTGCCGGAGACGATGGTCTACCGGCACCCGTTCCCGGGCCCCGGCCTGAGCATCCGGATCATCGGCGAGGTCACCCGCGAGCGGCTGGACATCCTCCGCGCCGCCGACCTGATCGCCCGCACCGAGCTGACCGCGGCCGGTCTCGACCGCGACATCTGGCAGTTCCCGGTCGTGCTGCTGGCCGACGTCCGGTCGGTCGGCGTCCAGGGCGACGGACGGACGTACGGGCATCCCGTCGTACTGCGTCCCGTCACCAGCGAGGACGCGATGACCGCGGACTGGGCCCGCCTCCCGTACGACGTGATCGAGCGCATCTCGACGCGCATCACCAACGAGGTCGACGAGATCAACCGGGTGACCCTCGACGTCACCAGCAAGCCGCCGGGCACCATCGAGTGGGAGTAG
- the bioD gene encoding dethiobiotin synthase, translating to MILLITGTDTEVGKTITTAALAVRATGSVAVVKPAQTGVGPDEPGDLDDVHRLSGLTKLHEGVRLRDPLAPTTAARREGVTLPPVAAHAKAIDELARTNDTVLVEGAGGILVGLDAEGNNLADLAGHLTTPFGFVVVARAGLGTLNHAGLTVEALRSRGLPIEGLVIGSSPAQPDLAEECNLEDLPAVTGVPVIGRIPAGAGSLDQEAFKAAAPSWFE from the coding sequence ATGATCCTTCTCATCACCGGCACCGACACCGAAGTCGGCAAGACCATCACCACGGCGGCCCTGGCGGTCCGTGCGACCGGTTCGGTCGCCGTCGTCAAGCCGGCGCAGACCGGGGTCGGTCCGGACGAGCCGGGGGATCTCGACGACGTGCACCGGCTGAGTGGGCTGACCAAACTGCACGAGGGCGTCCGCCTGCGCGATCCGTTGGCGCCGACCACGGCCGCGCGGCGGGAGGGCGTGACGTTGCCCCCGGTGGCCGCGCACGCCAAGGCGATCGACGAGCTCGCCCGCACGAACGACACCGTGCTGGTGGAGGGCGCGGGCGGGATCCTGGTCGGACTGGATGCTGAGGGCAACAACCTTGCGGACCTCGCCGGGCACCTGACGACACCGTTCGGTTTCGTGGTCGTGGCGCGGGCCGGTCTGGGCACGCTGAACCACGCCGGACTGACCGTCGAGGCGTTGCGGTCGCGGGGACTGCCGATCGAGGGACTGGTGATCGGCTCCTCGCCGGCGCAGCCGGATCTCGCCGAGGAGTGCAACCTGGAGGATCTGCCGGCGGTGACCGGGGTGCCGGTGATCGGCCGGATTCCGGCCGGTGCGGGGTCCCTCGACCAGGAAGCTTTCAAGGCCGCGGCCCCGAGCTGGTTCGAGTGA
- a CDS encoding 8-amino-7-oxononanoate synthase: MLEDWLAPKAAALEARGLTRRLRARAADDDLIDLAGNDYLGLSNDSRIIAAAADALHTWGTGATASRLVTGTTALHEELESTLAAYVGQESALVFSSGYLANLGVVTALGGPGTLLVSDEHIHASLVDACRLSRSRVEVVPHNDLEAVEKVLAERNERHAVVMTESVFSVLSDEAPLTELAAMAAAHQAVLLVDEAHGLGVTGGGRGSVHAAGLAGLDHVVVTMTLSKSMASQGGVVLGPRLLREHLVNRARPFIYDTGLNPAACAAALAALGVLQAEPDRPAAVHAAAARLAAACDVPLSSGAVVSVPMPGPRETVRAAELCLENGVRVGSFRPPSVPDGISRLRLTANAGLSTMDLDRACAVIVDAIGQVS; the protein is encoded by the coding sequence ATGCTCGAGGACTGGCTGGCTCCGAAAGCGGCCGCGCTGGAAGCACGGGGTCTCACCCGGCGGCTGCGCGCGCGGGCCGCGGACGACGACCTGATCGACCTCGCGGGCAACGACTACCTTGGTCTGTCCAACGATTCCCGGATCATCGCTGCCGCCGCGGACGCTCTCCACACGTGGGGCACAGGCGCAACCGCCTCTCGTCTGGTGACCGGTACGACGGCGTTGCACGAGGAGCTCGAATCCACTCTGGCTGCCTATGTGGGGCAGGAGTCCGCGCTCGTGTTCTCGTCCGGCTACCTCGCCAACCTCGGGGTGGTCACCGCGCTGGGCGGCCCCGGGACCCTGCTCGTGTCCGACGAGCACATCCATGCCTCGCTGGTGGACGCCTGCCGGCTGTCCCGGTCCCGCGTCGAGGTCGTCCCGCACAATGACCTGGAAGCGGTCGAGAAAGTGCTTGCCGAGCGCAACGAACGGCACGCGGTGGTGATGACCGAGTCCGTGTTCAGCGTGCTGAGCGACGAAGCGCCGCTGACCGAGCTGGCCGCCATGGCCGCGGCCCATCAGGCTGTGCTGCTGGTCGACGAGGCGCACGGCCTCGGTGTGACCGGCGGCGGCCGGGGCTCGGTCCACGCCGCCGGGCTCGCCGGTCTCGACCATGTCGTGGTCACGATGACGCTGTCCAAGTCGATGGCTTCGCAGGGTGGTGTCGTCCTCGGGCCGAGGTTGTTGCGTGAGCACCTCGTCAACCGCGCACGGCCCTTCATCTACGACACCGGCCTCAATCCGGCCGCGTGCGCAGCCGCCTTGGCCGCCCTCGGCGTACTCCAGGCTGAACCGGATCGCCCCGCCGCCGTCCACGCGGCGGCGGCCCGGCTAGCGGCGGCGTGCGACGTACCGCTGTCGTCAGGTGCCGTGGTCTCGGTGCCGATGCCCGGTCCGCGCGAGACCGTCCGGGCGGCCGAGCTGTGCCTGGAGAACGGCGTACGGGTCGGGAGCTTCCGGCCGCCGTCCGTGCCGGACGGCATCTCGCGGTTGCGGCTCACCGCGAACGCCGGGTTGTCGACCATGGATCTCGATCGCGCGTGTGCGGTGATCGTCGACGCGATCGGTCAGGTCTCATGA
- a CDS encoding adenosylmethionine--8-amino-7-oxononanoate transaminase — translation MVSQSVNAWRQRDAELLWHPYSSLTEPSPVRLVRGASGVRLRLDDGAGGTVEAIDAMSSWWCMIHGYRNPVLDAALKSQADDFSHVMFGGLTHEPAIRLAERLVEITPDPLRHVFFCDSGSVSVEVAIKLALQYQVARGNNGRTRMLTVRGGYHGDTFAPMSVCDPVNGMHSLFTGALKEQVFGPQPPAGFDRPADDPELQAWATAVADLAERHAGEIAGIIVEPVLQGAGGMYPYSPTCLRVLRELADRHGFLLILDEIATGFGRTGTLFASEHAGVEPDILCVGKALTGGYLTLAAMLCTTEVARTVSAGPGGALMHGPTFMANPLACSVALASIDLLLSQDWAGRVAAISAGLSSGLAAAAELPAVKDVRVLGAVGVVQLGGPVDLPRMTEAALRRGVWVRPFRDLVYTMPPYVCTDEEIATIAAAITGAVEEAG, via the coding sequence ATGGTGTCACAGTCGGTCAATGCGTGGCGACAGCGGGACGCGGAGCTGCTTTGGCACCCGTACTCCTCGCTGACCGAACCGTCGCCGGTGCGGCTGGTCCGGGGCGCGTCCGGCGTACGGCTGCGGCTCGACGACGGCGCCGGCGGGACCGTCGAGGCGATCGACGCGATGTCGTCCTGGTGGTGCATGATCCACGGCTACCGGAACCCGGTGCTGGACGCGGCGCTGAAGAGTCAGGCCGACGACTTCAGCCACGTGATGTTCGGCGGGCTGACGCACGAGCCGGCGATCCGGCTGGCGGAGCGGCTGGTCGAGATCACGCCGGATCCGTTGCGGCACGTGTTCTTCTGTGACTCGGGATCGGTCTCGGTCGAGGTCGCGATCAAGCTCGCGCTGCAGTACCAGGTTGCGCGCGGCAACAACGGCCGGACGCGGATGCTGACCGTGCGGGGCGGGTACCACGGCGACACCTTCGCGCCGATGAGCGTGTGCGACCCCGTCAACGGGATGCACTCGCTGTTCACCGGCGCGCTCAAGGAGCAGGTCTTCGGCCCGCAGCCGCCGGCCGGCTTCGACCGCCCCGCCGACGACCCCGAGTTGCAGGCCTGGGCCACCGCGGTCGCGGACCTCGCCGAACGGCATGCGGGCGAGATTGCGGGCATCATCGTCGAGCCGGTCCTGCAAGGCGCCGGTGGCATGTATCCGTACAGTCCCACCTGCCTGCGGGTACTGCGAGAGCTCGCGGACCGCCACGGTTTCCTCCTGATCCTCGACGAGATCGCCACCGGCTTCGGCCGCACCGGCACGCTCTTCGCCTCCGAACACGCCGGCGTCGAGCCCGACATCCTGTGCGTCGGCAAGGCTTTGACCGGCGGCTACCTGACGCTGGCCGCGATGCTGTGTACGACGGAGGTCGCGCGGACCGTCTCCGCCGGACCGGGTGGTGCTCTCATGCACGGCCCCACCTTCATGGCGAACCCCCTCGCCTGCTCGGTCGCGCTTGCGTCGATCGACCTGTTGTTGTCCCAGGACTGGGCTGGTCGAGTGGCTGCGATCTCGGCGGGACTCTCGTCGGGCTTGGCTGCTGCGGCTGAGTTGCCCGCGGTCAAGGACGTGCGGGTCCTCGGCGCGGTCGGCGTCGTACAGCTCGGTGGGCCGGTGGATCTGCCGCGGATGACCGAGGCGGCGCTGCGGCGTGGGGTGTGGGTGCGTCCGTTCCGCGACCTCGTCTACACGATGCCGCCGTACGTGTGCACCGACGAGGAGATCGCCACCATCGCGGCGGCGATCACGGGTGCGGTCGAGGAGGCCGGCTGA
- a CDS encoding zeta toxin family protein — protein sequence MTEQDRFLLSDADSERIFRERIVPDQLTGTQQDHPAAVFVAGQPGDGKAGVTGLVQATLAERGRPVVLSATILEAYHPRLHEPITDDRTTADRYVEADGLRWLARAEDHVIQQRCDVVVETEVADPEAFAASAAAFKAAGYHVEVAILAVHEAHSRLGVLQRHLRALEAFGFGRLVTQSRHDAGYAGVLRAAELIDAGDWADRVGVLRPDGQLIYGNERAGAWQQPARTADAITWERERTWTVPESRDFLDATSAVERFGLSAPVQWIRDEGVDGAKALMALAKPRLDPVAVTLHIAKAGTSFSRY from the coding sequence GTGACTGAGCAGGATCGGTTCCTGCTGAGCGACGCGGACAGTGAGCGGATCTTCCGCGAGCGGATCGTTCCCGACCAGCTCACCGGTACCCAGCAGGATCACCCGGCAGCCGTCTTCGTCGCTGGTCAGCCTGGCGACGGCAAGGCCGGCGTCACCGGACTGGTGCAGGCCACCCTGGCCGAACGCGGCCGTCCCGTCGTCCTCAGCGCAACCATCCTCGAGGCCTACCACCCACGGCTGCACGAACCCATCACCGACGATCGCACCACCGCTGACCGCTATGTCGAGGCTGATGGCCTCCGGTGGCTCGCCCGCGCCGAGGACCACGTGATCCAGCAGCGATGCGACGTGGTCGTCGAGACCGAGGTCGCCGACCCGGAGGCGTTCGCGGCGTCGGCGGCTGCGTTCAAGGCAGCCGGTTACCACGTCGAGGTGGCGATCCTCGCAGTACACGAGGCCCACAGCCGGCTCGGCGTACTGCAGCGTCACCTCCGTGCCCTGGAAGCATTCGGCTTCGGCCGGCTGGTCACGCAGAGCCGCCACGACGCCGGGTACGCCGGTGTGCTGCGGGCCGCCGAGCTGATCGACGCAGGCGACTGGGCCGACCGCGTCGGCGTACTGCGGCCGGACGGTCAGCTGATCTACGGCAACGAGCGCGCCGGCGCCTGGCAGCAGCCGGCCCGGACCGCGGATGCGATCACCTGGGAGCGGGAGCGGACCTGGACGGTGCCCGAGTCGCGTGACTTCCTCGACGCGACCAGCGCTGTCGAGCGGTTCGGGCTGTCCGCGCCGGTGCAGTGGATCCGGGACGAGGGGGTCGACGGCGCGAAGGCCCTGATGGCGCTGGCCAAGCCTCGTCTCGATCCGGTAGCCGTCACGTTGCACATCGCGAAGGCCGGGACCTCCTTCTCGAGGTACTGA